A genomic region of Arvicola amphibius chromosome 7, mArvAmp1.2, whole genome shotgun sequence contains the following coding sequences:
- the LOC119819559 gene encoding alpha-1-antitrypsin 1-6-like, translating to MTSIFFHGLLLLAGLCSLLPRTQTTDDEKLYDPSIDSLQCRKVALTVCNVSISLYKELAQQSRDGNIFFSPIRVIASILMLSLGAEGNGSQHILEALKLNKTGLSEAEIHKCFQYLLRATNQPTEMSPLTSGSSVFIHQGLKLVDKSMKGIKDLYISEVISTNFRESSKAKAQINHHMMKKTSKEIGTMVKELKNDTFLALMNYIIWNGKIVSYFSCQFVKMEEFHMDHQKTIKVPTINNVGVFHLFRVHDLSSMVLVYSSSQVIPVTYFIIPDHRKMHQVEQRLTYPDFRRMFQQFSLRMVKVQIPRLSVSETHGVESVVNLLGITPVFHKAAISSVVMEDTAQKSFKVASKAMLTLDGKETRPSPSSCFKSDQWADIPLFQLNRPFLIFVQDPANSAPLFLGRVANPRK from the exons AtgacttccattttctttcatggaCTCCTCTTGCTAGCTggcctgtgctctctgcttcccagaacCCAGACGACAGATGATGAGAAACTCTATGACCCAAGCATTGACAGCTTGCAGTGCCGGAAGGTAGCTTTGACCGTCTGCAATGTCTCCATCTCTTTGTACAAAGAGCTGGCCCAGCAGTCAAGAGATGGGAATATCTTCTTCTCCCCTATTAGAGTGATTGCTTCCATCTTAATGCTCTCGCTGGGAGCTGAAGGTAACGGTAGCCAACACATCCTGGAGGCCCTAAAGCTCAACAAAACAGGCTTGTCTGAAGCTGAGATCCACAAGTGTTTCCAGTACCTACTTCGCGCCACCAACCAGCCCACAGAGATGTCCCCGCTGACAAGTGGCAGCAGCGTGTTCATCCACCAGGGCCTGAAGCTGGTGGACAAATCTATGAAGGGAATCAAGGACCTCTACATCTCTGAAGTCATCTCTACCAACTTCAGAGAGAGCAGTAAGGCCAAGGCACAGATCAACCATCATATGATGAAGAAAACCAGCAAGGAAATAGGGACCATGGTCAAGGAGCTAAAGAATGACACATTCCTTGCTCTGATGAACTACATCATCTGGAATG gCAAAATTGTCAGCTACTTTTCCTGTCAGTTCGTCAAAATGGAGGAGTTCCACATGGACCATCAGAAGACTATCAAGGTTCCGACGATCAATAACGTGGGCGTGTTTCATCTGTTCCGAGTCCATGATCTGTCTAGCATGGTGCTGGTGTACAGCAGCAGCCAAGTCATCCCCGTGACCTACTTCATCATCCCTGACCACAGGAAGATGCACCAGGTAGAGCAGAGACTGACCTACCCAGACTTCCGCCGGATGTTTCAACAATTTAGCCTAAG GATGGTCAAGGTACAGATCCCCAGACTGTCAGTGTCTGAGACCCATGGCGTGGAGTCAGTGGTGAACCTCCTAGGTATCACTCCTGTTTTCCACAAGGCAGCCATCAGCTCAGTGGTCATGGAGGACACAGCTCAGAAGTCCTTCAAG GTGGCAAGCAAAGCTATGCTGACCCTCGATGGGAAGGAGACAAGACCCTCTCCGAGTTCATGTTTTAAAAGTGACCAATGGGCTGACATTCCTCTTTTTCAGCTAAACAGACCCTTCCTAATCTTCGTCCAGGACCCAGCAAACAGTGCCCCCCTCTTTTTAGGCAGGGTGGCAAATCCCAGGAAGTAA
- the LOC119819889 gene encoding serpin A12-like gives MARSILSLWLLVAGLVPHSCDQETPPTSLNQRVSPTPGIHRAPHPFFNNQKFALSLYRQLPATEGGKNVLLSPLGISMPLTLLAFQDKPDVRHLVLRDLGFRFTKDLDTEAALHYGEQLDALMPTEKCGVHTGSLLFMDKRVQPEMRFLMQAQHSYNSDVILVSLGDYELAQKQINSAIRDRTHGKVKRLLRDLKPLSNLLLANYNFFNGEWKYRFNPKLTEMGYFSVGEGVRTVVPMMQRVGWFHLQHFAHLHSHVLQMPYTCNISGVFILPDEGRLEDCENAVMKESFDTWTQPLPRRRWLFFPKFSIPVSLHMENFKYATSKLKLFYEHMDLTGITMKRTPMRVTTAVHRSELTVNEDGAEEEDISSFQSIPKPPIHSLHFNRPFIMLILEGAGHNLLFMGKVINPISA, from the exons ATGGCACGCTCCATTCTGTCCCTCTGGCTGCTGGTAGCTGGGTTGGTTCCCCATTCCTGTGACCAAGAGACACCACCAACATCACTGAATCAAAGAGTATCACCAACACCAGGGATTCACAGGGCACCACACCCCTTCTTCAACAACCAGAAATTTGCCTTGAGTCTGTACAGACAGCTGCCGGCAACAGAAGGAGGCAAAAATGTACTTCTTTCCCCGCTCGGCATCAGTATGCCCCTCACGCTGCTGGCCTTCCAGGATAAGCCAGATGTCCGCCACCTGGTCCTGCGGGATCTGGGGTTCAGATTCACCAAAGACCTGGACACTGAAGCGGCCTTGCACTATGGGGAGCAGCTGGATGCCCTGATGCCCACCGAGAAGTGTGGGGTCCACACTGGCAGTTTGCTGTTTATGGACAAGAGAGTACAACCGGAAATGAGGTTCCTCATGCAAGCCCAGCACTCCTACAACAGCGACGTCATCCTGGTCTCCTTAGGGGACTATGAGTTAGCTCAGAAGCAGATAAACTCGGCCATTCGTGACAGGACCCACGGGAAAGTGAAGAGGCTGCTGAGGGACCTGAAGCCACTATCTAACTTGTTGCTGGCCAATTACAACTTCTTTAATG GAGAATGGAAATATCGCTTTAACCCGAAGCTCACAGAAATGGGGTACTTCTCGGTAGGCGAGGGGGTCCGGACCGTGGTACCCATGATGCAGCGGGTAGGCTGGTTCCACTTGCAGCATTTCGCCCACCTGCACAGCCATGTGCTCCAGATGCCCTATACCTGCAACATCTCAGGAGTCTTCATTCTCCCGGATGAGGGGAGATTAGAAGACTGTGAGAACGCGGTGATGAAGGAGAGCTTTGACACGTGGACCCAGCCCTTACCACGGAG ACGATGG CTGTTTTTCCCCAAATTCTCcattcctgtttctcttcatatGGAGAATTTCAAGTATGCTACCAGCAAACTTAAATTGTTCTATGAACACATGGACCTCACGGGAATCACCATGAAAAGGACACCCATGAGGGTCACCACG GCAGTGCACAGGTCGGAGCTGACCGTGAATGAGGACGGAGCAGAAGAAGAAGACATCTCCAGCTTCCAGTCCATTCCCAAGCCACCCATCCATTCCCTCCACTTCAATAGACCCTTCATAATGTTAATCCTGGAGGGGGCTGGCCACAACCTTCTCTTCATGGGGAAGGTGATAAACCCTATTAGTGCCTGA